The window AGGTGGAAGAACCGGAGGGTGGAATTCATCTTGAACAAATAACGAGACTCTACGCCAGCCATGAATGATGGCTGGCGGACACGTTGCCGGACTAAAATGAAAACGCCCGCCGTCCATGGCGGGCGCTTCGGTGCAATTTTTTACTTCGTCTTGCTGCGCATCAATCAATTAAACAATGCTTGCACTGCAATAGCATCTTCCCCATTATCAAACGTCCGGGTTAATACCGGGGTATTACTGGTTCCGTATACTTTTAGAAATCCGGAAATAGTTAATCCTTCATCTCCACTCTCATTTTCCCAAGCATACCATTGGTTGCTGAAGATGATTCTTGCGGATTTCCCGCTGGCTGACACCGTCAACCCGTATGCAGAGCCACCTCCTTCATATCCCCAATCTCCGCGGCTATTCCAGGAGTAGTCCGTGTTTTGTATTTCTCGAATGGTACTTCCCAAATAAAAAGTAACCACGGGAGAACTGCCGAAGGTTTTGTTTGAGGTAAATTCAATGGTTGTATCACTGGTTGTAACCTCTCTCCCTACCATAGCACTCCCCGTTTTGGAATAATTCCCCTTGGAACTTATTGCGTATCCCATGTCAGTGTTGTCAGTAAAATCCCATCTGTACCCATCGGGAAATGAGGTACTCTTTTCTTCAACAAGGTCCTCAACGGTATCGTTAATTGTCCAAACAGAGCTGGCTTTAATGGCTGCTAAAAGAGTCAGTGCCTCGCTCTCAGAAGTAACAGCGCTTATTCCACCCACAACCGGCAGGGCGGGCAAACTATCTATCGCGGGAGGTGGAATGGCAACCTGACCGGGTCCGCCCGTATCAGTTCCATCCCCGCCGCACCCTGTCAACATCAATCCGAATATCAGCGCAAGCGCCAATATTCCCGCGAAAAACACCTTGTGGTTATTCTTCATACAAACCTCTTTTTGTACGGATAAATTTCCGCACCAGTATTATTGAGTCTGAAATCCGGCTAAGGAACCGTAAAATTCCACCAGAATATGACACAATAGGCAAAGTATAATTGCCTAATGAAGAATATGTCAATAACCCTGAATCATTTAACATTGCCTGTGAGGTAAAGTTGAAGGAGTCGGTGAAGGGCATTAAGGATGTATTGGCCCGAAATTTAAAGATAAACCGCATGAAATTGGGTTTGACTCAGGACAAATTGGCAGAAAAGGCGGGTATTTCAACCCATTACTTTGCCATGGTGGAACTGGCAAAAAAGTTTCCTTCCGCTGATATGCTGGAACGCCTTGCCGAAGCATTGGAAGTGGAACCCCATGAACTGTTTTATATGCCGTCTGCTGCGGAAAACGCCCTTGAGCAGCTGCAGGCGACTGTCGCCGCCAACATCGAACAGGTTGTCGCTGATGCGGTGGAAAAGACTCTTTCCAAAAAATACCCCTAATCGTTAATGGATCATCCCGATCCCAATCCCCCCATATCCTCCGGCTGAGTCTCCCCTAATCCACACACCACCCATCACAGAGAACACAAAACTCGAAGGGGGCGGGAAAAACTTCATCTCTCCCCCTATCATCAAGGATGTATCCCCGCCGGTAAAATTGAACTCCGATCTGGCTGAGACACCGGCTGCGGCATAGGCCATATTGTAAAGCACGCCGCCCGAGGCGAGGAGCCTTGGAGCAGGGTCCCAGGGAAAACCTTTGTCGCTGGTCCAGATACAAGCGGGTGTCAATATAAAAGAGAAGGCCCCGGCGTCAAGCTCCAGGGGGATGAAGAACTCTATGCCCGAACCCATGCCGAAGGGTGTGGCTGAAGTTTCATCTTCCCAGGCAAAGGAGGCCCCTGCGGCAAGGCCGAAGCTGTTTGTTTTTACGGGGTTAAAAAAGACCCATTTGGCAGCGCCCCCAAAGCCTATCCGGGTATCCTCTTTGTTAGTGGCAAGCACATCAAGGGCAGCGGAAATTTCGAGGCCTGCCAGGGGCGAAAACCTAAAGGCTGCGGCAAAGGGGAGGCTCCTCCAGGGAAGACCGGCATAAGGGGGGCTTCCGAAAAGCAGGCCCCCTTCAACCTGAAAAGAGCCGGGAGGGAGGAGGCCGGGGCTGGGGGCATAGAGGAGGCCGCTTTTCCCCGAGAAGATGGTGAGGGGCCTTATTTCCCGGGAGGAATCCAGTTCCA is drawn from Leadbettera azotonutricia ZAS-9 and contains these coding sequences:
- a CDS encoding helix-turn-helix domain-containing protein → MPNEEYVNNPESFNIACEVKLKESVKGIKDVLARNLKINRMKLGLTQDKLAEKAGISTHYFAMVELAKKFPSADMLERLAEALEVEPHELFYMPSAAENALEQLQATVAANIEQVVADAVEKTLSKKYP